In a genomic window of Occallatibacter riparius:
- a CDS encoding ketose-bisphosphate aldolase yields MPLVSMRQLLDEAAKGGYGVGAFNVNDMEQIQAIMMAAKETNSPVIAQASRGARKFAEDLYLFKLIEAAAELNPDIPIAMHQDHGNSFETCKSAIALGFTSVMMDGSLKEDGKTPTTFEENVEVTRRVVDYAHERGVTVEGEIGVLGGVEDGHGAGGTGLEHITDPDQAVEFAERTGVDALAIAIGTSHGAYKFTKKPDGSVLKMDVLIQIHKRLPHTHLVMHGSSSVPKDLQDIVNQYGGHLKQTWGVPVEEIQLGIKNGVRKINVDTDNRLAITGAIRKVFAETPEKFDPRDYLTPARAAMAKVVAQRMREFGQAGHAQDYKAIPIEEMAAGYKSGKLDTRPSVAAR; encoded by the coding sequence ATGCCTCTCGTTTCAATGCGGCAACTCCTCGACGAAGCCGCCAAAGGCGGTTATGGCGTCGGCGCCTTCAATGTCAACGACATGGAACAGATTCAGGCCATCATGATGGCGGCCAAGGAGACCAACTCCCCCGTCATCGCCCAGGCCAGCCGCGGCGCGCGCAAGTTTGCCGAGGATCTGTATCTCTTCAAACTGATCGAGGCGGCGGCCGAGCTGAATCCGGATATTCCGATCGCCATGCACCAGGACCACGGCAACAGCTTCGAAACCTGCAAGTCGGCGATTGCGCTGGGCTTTACCTCGGTGATGATGGACGGCTCGCTGAAGGAAGACGGGAAGACTCCCACCACCTTCGAAGAGAACGTTGAAGTGACGCGCCGCGTGGTGGACTATGCGCATGAGCGCGGCGTTACGGTGGAAGGCGAGATCGGCGTTCTGGGCGGCGTGGAAGACGGCCACGGCGCGGGCGGCACCGGGTTGGAGCACATCACCGATCCCGACCAGGCGGTCGAGTTCGCGGAGCGTACCGGCGTTGACGCGCTGGCTATCGCCATCGGCACCAGCCACGGCGCCTACAAATTCACGAAAAAGCCGGACGGCTCGGTGCTCAAGATGGATGTGCTGATCCAGATCCACAAGCGCCTGCCGCACACCCACCTGGTGATGCACGGCTCGTCGTCGGTTCCCAAGGATCTGCAGGACATCGTGAACCAGTACGGCGGCCACCTGAAGCAGACCTGGGGCGTTCCGGTGGAAGAGATCCAGCTCGGCATCAAGAACGGCGTGCGCAAGATCAACGTCGATACGGACAATCGCCTCGCGATCACCGGCGCCATCCGCAAGGTGTTCGCGGAGACGCCGGAGAAGTTCGATCCGCGCGATTATCTGACTCCGGCCCGCGCGGCCATGGCCAAGGTGGTTGCACAGCGCATGCGCGAGTTCGGCCAGGCCGGCCACGCGCAGGACTACAAGGCGATTCCGATCGAAGAGATGGCTGCCGGCTACAAGAGCGGCAAGCTGGACACGCGTCCTTCGGTCGCTGCTCGCTAA
- a CDS encoding nucleotide-binding protein, whose amino-acid sequence MSNHQESSQELEFALQSYGKDLRYDAATRVDDPERLSVVLIVPNERRRSDLLYALQGPLCGEPKEIEGYPTMSRIPAIVEKSPDAVIVDFEGNPDAALDVMENVCALSPQTTVMVYSDGVSQELMLRCMRAGAREFLHWPLQPSAVAEALVRAAARRTRPRKVADGLVNVFWGAKGGSGVTTIATNFATAAAQESGKRVLLIDLDIPLGDAVLNLGLTPQYSTIDALQNHARLDGSLLKGFLLKHDSGLSVLPAPGKMAPVQFPSPAVDKLIEVARQEFDCVVVDTGSRFDLTGTTLFDPHATLYLVTQVSIPELRNSNRLISDVFGSRVPKLEVVLNRYDSSRLGISEDHITKALTRKARWKIPNDYEAVSAMQNNAESQAMNRSEIAKVIRQMARTALNIPEEPVKKKLLFLF is encoded by the coding sequence ATGTCCAATCACCAAGAGAGCAGCCAGGAACTTGAATTCGCATTGCAGTCTTACGGTAAAGACCTCAGGTACGACGCGGCGACGAGGGTCGATGATCCCGAGCGCCTTTCTGTGGTTCTGATCGTTCCCAACGAGCGCCGCCGGTCGGACCTCCTGTATGCACTGCAGGGGCCTTTGTGCGGAGAGCCGAAGGAGATAGAGGGATACCCGACAATGTCACGGATTCCCGCAATCGTGGAAAAGAGCCCCGACGCGGTGATCGTCGATTTCGAGGGCAACCCGGACGCTGCATTGGATGTGATGGAGAACGTCTGTGCGTTGAGCCCGCAGACGACAGTGATGGTCTATTCAGACGGCGTAAGTCAGGAGCTCATGCTGCGATGCATGCGGGCCGGCGCCCGCGAGTTTCTTCATTGGCCCCTGCAGCCCTCGGCGGTGGCCGAAGCGCTGGTCAGGGCCGCGGCCCGGCGTACGCGGCCGCGCAAGGTGGCCGATGGGCTCGTGAACGTGTTCTGGGGGGCGAAAGGGGGATCGGGCGTCACGACGATCGCCACCAACTTCGCCACCGCGGCCGCACAGGAATCCGGCAAGAGAGTCTTACTTATCGACCTTGACATCCCCCTCGGCGATGCAGTTCTGAACCTCGGGCTCACACCCCAGTACTCCACGATCGACGCACTTCAAAATCATGCGCGTCTCGACGGGAGTCTTCTCAAGGGCTTTCTGCTGAAGCACGACTCAGGACTCTCTGTGCTGCCGGCGCCCGGCAAGATGGCCCCCGTGCAGTTCCCGTCCCCGGCAGTGGACAAGCTCATCGAGGTTGCGCGCCAGGAGTTCGACTGCGTGGTGGTGGATACCGGCTCGCGATTCGACCTGACCGGCACCACGCTCTTCGATCCCCACGCCACGCTTTACCTCGTGACCCAGGTGAGCATCCCCGAACTCCGCAATTCGAACCGCCTTATCAGCGACGTCTTCGGCAGCCGCGTCCCTAAGCTCGAGGTAGTGCTGAACCGATACGACTCCTCACGACTCGGCATATCAGAGGATCACATCACAAAAGCGCTCACCCGCAAGGCCAGATGGAAGATCCCGAATGACTACGAAGCCGTGAGCGCCATGCAGAACAACGCCGAATCTCAGGCCATGAACCGGTCCGAAATCGCGAAGGTGATCCGCCAGATGGCGCGCACAGCCCTCAACATTCCAGAAGAACCGGTCAAGAAGAAGCTGCTGTTTCTCTTTTAA
- a CDS encoding alpha-amylase family protein, translating into MLSRRGFLKSGLITGAAGLPLSSSLSALDAPPALAITTTDDHARLVELPPRLQPDHAPQPWQKSVRRVGQTNMTEHDPAVMDIEAWADYWHAAKADIVFVSVTGILAYYPSKVPFHRHGKYLNGRDFFGECAAAAKKRGMRVVARMSPDLNWPEALAAHPEWAMRHKDGSVQHSGEEPRLFKTCMFSSYMDDYIPAIIREVNSLYDVDCFYANGWPPLGSLPDCHCAICSKLPASDTPAYWRAFTDRVLDLWQRYDALAKERKNDSFFFANSGGNVRGGPNLDRLAKTLVWFQADNQGRTQHEPAIWGCSLQGRVCNAVLDGKFAANVTAAYSSSQPGWRNASKNPLEARMWLNQTLASGMVPYFHFVGAENEDRRWQPVGREYFDWTAKHDAHLTTRRSIANIGVVIGQGTQLLYPGPATARSRNYMHETTNGIYDALLRGRFAWDYVHEDRLDPDRLKKYRALLLPNVAMLSDRQCGQLREYVKAGGSLMASFETGLYDEDLKLRAEFGLADVFGISRAGDAIGTNGNPYYARIESNHSGHAILNGFTDTNWLPGAENRVPLKPVDDPALTVVPGFVRYPPELAYPPQSHTTEPAVVLRESGASRTAWFAGDVERSWWITGHGDLLRLMHNTIRWLTNDERQIQVEGPGFVEMFAWETAPGYAVHLLNYNTPDAQHGWLQSIEPLGPQLVRMKLPPGARVKSVELLRAGDVIPHRVEDAALQFTVPVIHDYEVAAVTLT; encoded by the coding sequence ATGCTGTCTCGCCGCGGCTTTTTGAAATCAGGCCTCATCACAGGAGCGGCGGGTCTGCCGCTCAGCTCGTCTTTAAGCGCACTCGACGCGCCGCCCGCACTTGCAATCACAACAACCGATGACCATGCCCGCCTCGTTGAGCTTCCTCCGCGGCTGCAACCGGACCACGCCCCACAGCCCTGGCAGAAGAGCGTGCGCCGCGTGGGCCAGACCAACATGACCGAGCACGATCCCGCGGTGATGGACATCGAGGCGTGGGCCGACTACTGGCACGCGGCAAAGGCTGACATCGTATTCGTGAGCGTCACCGGCATCCTGGCTTACTACCCCTCGAAGGTGCCGTTTCATCGCCACGGAAAGTACCTCAACGGCCGCGACTTCTTTGGCGAATGCGCCGCGGCCGCGAAGAAACGCGGCATGCGAGTGGTGGCGCGCATGAGCCCCGACCTCAACTGGCCGGAAGCGCTCGCGGCTCATCCCGAGTGGGCCATGCGCCACAAAGACGGCTCCGTGCAGCACAGCGGCGAAGAACCGCGGCTGTTCAAGACCTGCATGTTCTCGTCGTACATGGATGACTACATTCCCGCCATCATCCGCGAAGTGAATTCGCTCTACGACGTCGATTGCTTCTACGCGAACGGGTGGCCGCCGCTCGGCAGCCTGCCCGACTGCCACTGCGCCATCTGCAGCAAGCTGCCTGCATCCGACACGCCGGCCTACTGGCGTGCGTTCACTGATCGCGTGCTCGACCTCTGGCAGCGCTATGACGCGCTCGCGAAGGAAAGGAAGAACGACAGCTTCTTCTTTGCGAACTCCGGCGGCAACGTGCGCGGCGGCCCCAACCTCGATCGCCTCGCCAAAACACTGGTCTGGTTCCAGGCCGACAACCAGGGGCGCACGCAGCACGAGCCGGCCATCTGGGGCTGCAGCCTGCAGGGGCGCGTGTGCAATGCGGTGCTCGACGGCAAGTTTGCCGCCAACGTCACAGCGGCGTATTCAAGCAGCCAGCCCGGCTGGCGCAACGCGTCGAAGAATCCGTTGGAAGCGCGCATGTGGCTCAACCAGACGCTGGCCAGCGGCATGGTGCCATACTTCCACTTTGTCGGCGCAGAAAATGAAGACCGCCGCTGGCAGCCTGTCGGCCGCGAATACTTTGACTGGACGGCGAAGCACGACGCGCACCTCACCACGCGCCGCTCCATCGCAAACATCGGCGTGGTCATCGGGCAGGGCACCCAGTTGCTCTATCCCGGCCCGGCCACCGCGCGCAGCCGCAACTACATGCACGAAACGACGAACGGAATCTATGACGCACTCCTGCGCGGCCGCTTCGCATGGGACTACGTGCATGAAGATCGGCTCGACCCGGACCGGCTCAAGAAGTATCGTGCCCTCCTGCTGCCCAACGTAGCGATGCTCAGCGATCGCCAATGCGGGCAGTTGCGGGAGTACGTAAAAGCCGGCGGCTCGTTGATGGCGAGCTTCGAAACCGGCCTGTACGACGAAGACCTGAAGCTGCGGGCGGAGTTTGGCCTGGCCGATGTATTCGGCATCAGCCGGGCAGGCGACGCAATCGGCACCAACGGCAATCCCTACTACGCTCGCATCGAATCAAACCACTCAGGCCACGCAATTCTCAACGGCTTCACAGACACGAACTGGCTGCCCGGCGCTGAGAACCGTGTCCCGCTCAAGCCTGTGGATGATCCAGCCCTGACCGTAGTCCCGGGATTTGTCCGCTATCCGCCAGAACTCGCCTACCCGCCGCAGTCACACACCACCGAGCCCGCCGTAGTACTGCGCGAATCCGGTGCAAGCCGCACCGCTTGGTTTGCCGGCGACGTCGAGCGGTCCTGGTGGATCACCGGCCACGGCGACCTGCTTCGACTCATGCACAACACCATCCGCTGGCTCACCAACGATGAACGCCAGATCCAGGTTGAGGGCCCAGGATTCGTTGAGATGTTCGCCTGGGAGACCGCCCCCGGCTATGCGGTTCACCTGCTCAACTACAACACGCCCGACGCGCAGCATGGATGGCTGCAGTCAATAGAGCCGCTCGGGCCGCAACTGGTCCGTATGAAGCTGCCGCCTGGCGCTCGCGTTAAGTCAGTCGAACTCCTCAGGGCCGGCGATGTGATTCCTCATCGCGTGGAAGACGCCGCGCTACAGTTCACGGTTCCAGTAATCCACGACTACGAGGTCGCAGCCGTCACGCTGACATGA
- a CDS encoding flavodoxin family protein: MVKLAVVFQSGKGHTKVLADSISKGINSIEGASANLFEIRGEDIHNGRYANETLMSALDSCDGIVLGCATYMGSASAIFKSFLESAFQPRWFEQRWKDKVAAGFTNSASQNGDKLTTLLQLSIFAMQMGMIWVGVSDLPGNNWSGGARSDLNRLGTWLGAMGQSNADEDRPSTGDIDTAERLGARIAIITRRIKDGVAFETERLSEPEFRKNNIARRDALSGGKG; the protein is encoded by the coding sequence ATGGTGAAGCTGGCGGTAGTTTTTCAGTCGGGAAAAGGCCACACTAAGGTACTCGCGGACTCAATATCCAAAGGCATTAACAGCATTGAGGGGGCGAGCGCCAATCTTTTTGAAATCCGTGGCGAGGATATACATAACGGACGTTATGCGAACGAAACCCTCATGAGCGCACTCGATAGCTGCGACGGAATCGTGCTGGGCTGTGCGACGTACATGGGGAGTGCCTCAGCTATTTTCAAATCGTTTCTTGAATCGGCTTTCCAGCCGCGATGGTTCGAGCAGCGTTGGAAGGACAAGGTTGCAGCAGGTTTCACAAACTCTGCGTCTCAAAATGGCGACAAGCTTACAACGCTACTCCAACTTTCAATTTTCGCCATGCAGATGGGCATGATCTGGGTTGGAGTCAGCGACCTTCCAGGTAACAACTGGAGCGGCGGCGCACGCAGCGACTTGAACCGGCTGGGAACCTGGCTTGGCGCGATGGGACAAAGCAATGCCGATGAGGACCGGCCCAGTACTGGCGACATCGATACAGCCGAGCGACTTGGCGCACGTATTGCGATCATTACTCGGCGTATCAAAGACGGTGTAGCGTTCGAGACGGAACGCCTATCGGAACCGGAATTCCGGAAGAACAATATTGCAAGGAGAGACGCACTCTCTGGCGGCAAGGGCTGA
- a CDS encoding AAA family ATPase, translating to METRVDDPERLSVVLIVPDERRRTDLLLALQEHLSGEPKQIEEYPSTSQIPLIVEKSPDVVIVDLDGSPDSALDVMENVSALSAQTTVMVYSSGVSQGLMVRCMRAGAREFLDSPLDSSTVAEALARAAVRRTRPRKTGDGLLNVFWGAKGGSGVTTVATIFATEAAQESGKRVLLIDLDIPLGDAVLNLGLKPQYSTIDALQNHARLDGNLLKGFLLKHDSGLFVLPAPGKMAPVQFPAVAIDKLILVARQEFDCVVVDTGSRFDLTGTTVFDPQAMLYLVTQVSIPELRNSNRLLNDVFRSRGPKLEIVLNRYDSSRLDLSEEHISKALTRKAGWRIPNDYAAVSAMQNNAEPQAMNRSGIAKVIRQMARAAMNLPEEPVKKKRLFGF from the coding sequence ATGGAAACGAGGGTCGATGACCCGGAACGCCTTTCGGTGGTTCTGATTGTCCCCGACGAGCGCCGCCGGACCGATCTCCTCCTGGCGCTGCAGGAACATTTAAGCGGCGAGCCGAAGCAGATCGAGGAATACCCGTCAACGTCACAAATTCCGCTCATTGTTGAAAAGAGCCCGGACGTGGTGATCGTCGATCTCGACGGCAGCCCGGACTCGGCATTGGATGTGATGGAGAATGTCTCTGCATTGAGCGCCCAGACGACTGTGATGGTGTATTCAAGCGGAGTGAGCCAGGGACTCATGGTGCGGTGCATGCGGGCCGGGGCCCGCGAGTTTCTTGACTCGCCTCTCGATTCGTCAACAGTAGCCGAAGCGCTTGCCAGGGCGGCGGTGCGCCGTACGCGGCCGCGGAAGACGGGCGATGGCCTCCTGAACGTGTTCTGGGGGGCTAAGGGCGGGTCGGGCGTGACGACGGTCGCCACGATATTCGCCACCGAGGCCGCCCAGGAGTCGGGCAAGAGAGTCCTGCTCATCGACCTCGACATCCCGCTCGGGGATGCGGTTCTGAACCTCGGGCTCAAGCCCCAGTACTCGACGATCGACGCGTTGCAGAATCATGCGCGTCTCGATGGGAATCTTCTTAAGGGGTTTCTGCTGAAGCACGACTCGGGACTGTTTGTGCTGCCCGCGCCGGGCAAGATGGCCCCAGTGCAATTCCCTGCCGTGGCGATTGACAAGCTCATCCTGGTCGCGCGCCAGGAGTTCGACTGCGTGGTGGTGGATACCGGCTCGCGATTCGACCTGACCGGCACTACCGTGTTCGATCCCCAGGCCATGCTCTACCTCGTGACGCAGGTGAGCATTCCAGAGCTGCGCAATTCGAACCGCCTGCTTAACGACGTTTTCCGAAGCCGTGGGCCTAAGCTCGAGATCGTGCTGAACCGATACGATTCCTCGCGGCTGGATCTTTCAGAGGAACACATTTCCAAAGCGCTCACGCGCAAGGCCGGCTGGAGGATTCCGAACGACTACGCAGCCGTGAGCGCCATGCAGAACAACGCCGAACCTCAGGCCATGAACCGGTCGGGGATTGCGAAGGTAATCCGCCAGATGGCGCGCGCAGCTATGAACCTTCCTGAAGAACCGGTGAAGAAGAAGCGGTTGTTCGGCTTCTAA
- a CDS encoding class I SAM-dependent methyltransferase: MADGSSCNPSHPHRSDVGCGLDTRPWRLELQPELRWIEVDFPDVLDYKHGLLAGEKAHCHVERLSVDLNDAAQRRALYEAAGTEPSIVITEGVLMYLPAATVDALAAEIPKASGVTHWISDITTTGFGKAIRGGQTVESGFEHVRAPDALEGEQILDVLHTRGWTTEAMRSYIRDAAFTHDRVRRIFGERPQSAPPPFAPDDPTGIHRFARA; the protein is encoded by the coding sequence ATTGCTGACGGAAGCTCTTGCAACCCATCCCATCCGCACCGTTCTGACGTCGGCTGCGGCCTCGATACCCGGCCCTGGCGCCTCGAACTGCAGCCGGAATTGCGCTGGATCGAAGTGGATTTTCCCGATGTGCTCGACTACAAACACGGCCTGCTCGCCGGAGAAAAGGCCCATTGCCACGTGGAGCGCCTCAGCGTGGATCTGAACGACGCCGCCCAGCGCCGTGCCCTCTACGAAGCCGCCGGAACCGAGCCGTCCATCGTGATCACCGAGGGCGTGCTCATGTATCTTCCGGCTGCCACCGTGGACGCACTGGCCGCCGAGATCCCCAAGGCTTCCGGTGTAACCCACTGGATCAGCGACATCACCACCACCGGTTTCGGCAAAGCGATCCGCGGCGGCCAAACCGTGGAAAGCGGCTTCGAGCACGTCCGCGCCCCCGACGCCCTGGAAGGCGAGCAGATCCTTGATGTCCTGCACACCCGCGGCTGGACGACGGAAGCCATGCGCAGCTACATACGCGATGCTGCCTTCACCCACGACCGTGTGCGCCGCATCTTCGGCGAAAGGCCGCAGTCGGCCCCGCCGCCGTTCGCTCCGGACGACCCCACGGGCATCCACCGCTTCGCGCGCGCCTAG
- a CDS encoding GNAT family N-acetyltransferase — MDLRLRAYCANDFEFARGLYFQTMRWAIERIFGWDQAFQEANFVEWFKPDEISIIVADGADVGWIQQRLDGEAIFLGSIYIAPAMQRKGIGTRVIQATLDLARLRHQVVTLAVMKINPALALYERLGFRFTHQDEHKLYLRADPSSASRCGRITANSEVVISGGHGFSR, encoded by the coding sequence ATGGACCTCCGGCTCCGCGCCTATTGTGCGAATGACTTTGAGTTCGCGCGAGGGCTGTATTTCCAGACAATGCGCTGGGCGATTGAACGGATTTTCGGATGGGACCAGGCTTTTCAAGAAGCCAATTTTGTCGAATGGTTCAAGCCTGACGAAATCAGCATCATTGTGGCGGATGGCGCCGACGTGGGCTGGATCCAGCAGCGGCTCGATGGAGAAGCGATCTTCCTCGGTTCAATCTACATCGCTCCAGCCATGCAGCGAAAAGGCATCGGCACACGGGTCATCCAGGCCACTCTAGATTTGGCTCGGCTTCGGCATCAAGTAGTCACTCTGGCAGTAATGAAGATCAATCCGGCCTTAGCCCTGTATGAGCGCCTCGGGTTTCGCTTCACGCATCAAGACGAACACAAACTCTATCTGCGGGCTGATCCCTCATCCGCTAGTCGTTGCGGTCGAATAACCGCCAATTCGGAAGTGGTCATTTCAGGAGGGCACGGCTTTAGCCGCTGA
- a CDS encoding Rcat domain-containing protein — MAKIAKTGDRKKVMDTTKSTDCPKCSKPTRIVKRVKDRERGVPGGVYISCSACDFFEKL, encoded by the coding sequence ATGGCAAAGATTGCAAAAACTGGTGACCGTAAGAAGGTCATGGATACGACCAAGTCGACCGACTGCCCCAAGTGCAGCAAGCCGACGCGCATTGTGAAGCGCGTGAAGGACCGCGAGCGCGGCGTTCCGGGCGGCGTCTACATTTCGTGCTCAGCCTGCGATTTCTTCGAAAAGCTGTAA
- a CDS encoding CPBP family intramembrane glutamic endopeptidase: MTTATVQVRDSRLRAYGQFLFALFYYFLARALAHHGALGLVGERWQPLTEQAMLVFLLLLGFAGLGFSLNRQVQPISAQGLPRRAGFMQEFGMGLAAGWGVAAVCVAAMALFGGIAVSISPSLSSWGWLLVDFAYFALLCLGEELTFRGYAFQRFARATGQAGAVFGFSLLYAFLESMTPGASRTTAVTSFVLAVGLSLAYLRTQALWVSWGLNFGWKASRALLFGLAVNGDNSHSAVVQGDPTGSFWLTGGGFGLESSWLAFIVMLALVPVIYRMTRELDYRYNVPELIPGGIPVDIDAAARRQHEDAMGASEPAPPPLVQIAPLSAPLVAPMIPQAPAANPEPDEPNTGNESTR; this comes from the coding sequence ATGACGACCGCAACAGTTCAGGTGCGCGACAGCCGCCTCCGCGCTTACGGGCAGTTCCTGTTTGCGCTGTTCTATTACTTTCTGGCCCGGGCGCTGGCGCATCACGGCGCGCTCGGGTTGGTGGGCGAGCGGTGGCAGCCGCTCACTGAGCAGGCCATGCTCGTCTTTCTGCTGCTCCTGGGATTTGCGGGTCTGGGCTTCTCGCTGAATCGGCAGGTTCAGCCCATCAGCGCACAGGGCTTGCCGCGCCGTGCGGGGTTCATGCAGGAGTTCGGTATGGGGCTTGCTGCCGGCTGGGGCGTCGCCGCGGTATGCGTGGCGGCCATGGCCCTCTTTGGCGGCATTGCCGTGTCTATCTCGCCTTCCCTTTCTTCATGGGGCTGGCTGCTGGTCGACTTCGCATACTTCGCGCTGCTCTGCCTTGGCGAAGAACTGACCTTCCGCGGTTACGCCTTCCAGCGATTCGCGCGCGCCACCGGGCAGGCGGGCGCGGTATTCGGGTTTTCCCTGCTCTACGCATTCCTCGAGAGCATGACCCCGGGCGCGTCGCGAACGACCGCCGTGACCTCGTTTGTCCTGGCAGTGGGTCTGTCGCTTGCATACCTGCGCACCCAAGCATTGTGGGTAAGCTGGGGACTGAATTTCGGCTGGAAGGCCAGCCGGGCGCTGCTGTTCGGCCTTGCGGTCAACGGAGACAACAGCCACTCGGCGGTCGTGCAGGGCGACCCCACCGGCTCCTTCTGGCTAACAGGCGGCGGCTTTGGATTGGAGTCGAGCTGGTTGGCCTTTATCGTTATGCTGGCTCTTGTCCCCGTCATTTATCGCATGACGCGCGAACTGGACTACCGCTACAACGTGCCAGAGCTCATCCCCGGCGGCATCCCAGTTGACATTGATGCCGCAGCGCGACGCCAGCACGAAGACGCGATGGGCGCGTCGGAGCCCGCTCCGCCCCCGCTGGTGCAGATTGCCCCGCTGAGCGCGCCCTTGGTGGCTCCGATGATTCCCCAAGCTCCAGCGGCGAATCCTGAGCCGGACGAGCCGAATACAGGCAACGAATCCACGCGGTAG
- a CDS encoding acetyl-CoA carboxylase carboxyltransferase subunit alpha, with protein MSEHTGSATQAPAVSAAWARIERARHNERPYPMEFIERIFTDFSEIHGDRAFGDDEAVACGMARLDGEEVLVIGNRKGGTTKEKVRRNFGMPHPEGYRKALRCMRIAEKFNRPVISFIDLPGAFPGLGAEERGQAEAIARNILEMSRLRVPTISVITGEGGSGGALALAVTDRVLILENALYFVITPESCAAIMWRDANQKQLAAEAMRIAAPEVAKLGCVDEIIREPQDGAHTDHEAAASLLGDALRKHLAEIKAQPIDQLIATRQAKFRKMAQFYTEG; from the coding sequence ATGAGCGAACATACTGGCAGTGCAACGCAAGCGCCGGCCGTTTCAGCGGCGTGGGCGAGAATCGAGCGAGCCCGGCATAACGAGCGGCCTTATCCGATGGAGTTCATCGAGCGGATCTTCACTGATTTCAGCGAGATTCACGGGGATCGCGCCTTTGGCGACGACGAAGCGGTGGCGTGCGGCATGGCGCGGCTCGACGGCGAAGAAGTCCTCGTAATCGGCAACCGCAAGGGTGGAACTACGAAGGAGAAGGTGCGCCGCAACTTCGGCATGCCTCATCCGGAGGGATATCGAAAAGCGCTGCGCTGCATGCGCATCGCCGAGAAGTTCAACCGGCCGGTCATCAGCTTCATCGACCTGCCCGGCGCCTTTCCCGGACTCGGTGCTGAAGAGCGCGGCCAGGCCGAAGCCATTGCCCGCAACATTCTGGAAATGAGCCGCCTGCGCGTTCCCACCATCTCGGTCATCACGGGAGAAGGCGGATCGGGCGGAGCGCTGGCACTGGCGGTGACGGACCGCGTGCTCATCCTGGAGAATGCGCTCTACTTCGTGATTACGCCGGAGTCTTGCGCGGCCATTATGTGGCGCGATGCGAACCAGAAGCAGCTTGCCGCCGAAGCCATGCGCATCGCCGCGCCTGAAGTGGCCAAGCTGGGCTGCGTAGACGAGATCATTCGCGAACCCCAGGACGGCGCTCATACCGATCACGAAGCTGCCGCCAGCCTGCTGGGCGACGCTCTTCGCAAGCATCTGGCGGAGATCAAGGCACAGCCGATCGATCAGCTCATCGCGACACGCCAGGCCAAGTTCCGCAAGATGGCCCAGTTCTACACGGAAGGTTAG
- a CDS encoding ATP-binding cassette domain-containing protein, whose product MSAAIEFRDVSLATREGRHILNGVSFTIEEGTVTAILGRSGSGKTTLLRTVNRLIVPTGGDVLVRGHSAADADLIALRRGIGYVIQETGLFPHFTVERNVGLVLEVEGRARAERSERSHELLSAVGLEPGTYSRRYPHQLSGGQRQRVGLARALAADPPILLMDEPFGALDPLTRAEMQDMLRTLLGRIHETVLLVTHDLDEALYLADRIVLLHEGRLVVQLSPDEFVHSAQPEVQAYIRAFHRGERNRGERNAETRS is encoded by the coding sequence ATGAGCGCTGCCATTGAATTTCGCGACGTATCGCTTGCCACGCGCGAGGGCCGGCACATTCTCAACGGCGTTTCATTCACTATCGAAGAGGGAACCGTCACAGCGATTCTCGGCCGCAGCGGGTCGGGGAAGACCACGCTGCTGCGCACAGTGAATCGCCTGATTGTGCCTACCGGCGGGGACGTCTTGGTGCGGGGACATTCCGCCGCCGATGCCGATTTGATTGCTCTGCGGCGCGGCATCGGGTACGTCATCCAGGAGACAGGGCTGTTTCCGCACTTCACTGTGGAGCGCAACGTGGGCCTTGTGCTTGAAGTCGAGGGTCGCGCGCGCGCTGAGCGCAGTGAACGCAGCCATGAACTGCTCTCTGCTGTGGGACTCGAGCCTGGCACATACAGCCGCCGCTATCCCCATCAGCTTTCCGGAGGACAGCGCCAACGCGTGGGCCTGGCGCGTGCCCTCGCCGCCGATCCGCCGATTCTGCTGATGGATGAGCCATTCGGCGCACTCGATCCACTGACGCGCGCGGAGATGCAGGATATGCTGCGCACCCTGCTGGGGCGTATCCACGAAACCGTTCTGCTGGTGACGCACGATCTGGATGAGGCGCTCTACCTGGCTGATCGCATCGTTCTGCTGCACGAGGGACGTCTGGTAGTGCAGCTCTCGCCGGATGAATTTGTTCACTCTGCGCAGCCGGAAGTGCAGGCCTACATCCGCGCGTTTCATCGCGGCGAGCGCAACCGCGGCGAGCGCAATGCGGAGACGCGCTCATGA